CCAGCAGCCAGGACCACAGCGGCAGCGCGGCCAGCCGCAGCGACGACGTGCAGCGCAGGGCGATCCACACTAGGGCGGCGTTGACCAGGCCCCCGACCAGGGCGCTGAGCGGGAACGGGACGGCGCCGATGTGCGCCGGTAGCAGCAGGGCGGTGGACACGGCGCAGAGCACACCGTCGACGGCCAGCAGGGCCAGTACCGGGTAGTTGACCGCCGGACCGGGCGGATCGGTAGTCATCGCGGGCTCGGTGAGCGGCGCGACCGGGCTCAAGTGGGGATGCTGTCCAGCTGGCTGACCAAGGAGCCGACCATCCACTGGTAGCTGTCCAGCCACCACTGCCAGTGCTCCAAGTTCGGGTCCAGATCGGGATCCATGCCTACGCCCTTACGTCAATGTCGGGGACTCGCTCAGCAGGAGCTTACCCCCTGCCCGGCGGCGCCGAGCCCAAGTCCGGCCAGCAGATCGGTTTCCCAGCCCCGCGCATCGCGCGGACCGGCGCTGCCAGCCGCCAGCACGTAGTGCTCGCTGTCCAAGATGGGCTGAGCCACGTTGTTGGACAACGCAAACGCACGGCCGGTGGGCCCGACGGCGACCTGGGTGGCATGCGCCGCCATGGCCGCCACCTTGGCCGGGAGTGACCCGGCGGCCTCGATGACCGCGTCAATCCGTTCGTCGGGAAACTCCCCGACCGTGCCGGCGGCGTCGTCGTCCCGGGGCAGCGTCCAGTGCGGCAGACGGTCGGCGTCGCGCAGTGCCCGCCGGGCGGCCCGCGAGGCGCTGGCGGCGGTCACCGTCCAGTAGAACTTCGGCGTGTCCCAGCCCGGGCCGGGCCCGGCGTTGCCGTCTGCCGCGGCCGCCACCGCCGCGGTGGTGACCCGATGGGCGTGCACATGGTCGGGATGGCCGTAACCGCCGTGCGGGTCATAGCTCACCACCACGTGCGGACGCAGCCGCCGGATGACCTCCGCCAGGGCCGCGACGGTCTCGGCGTCGTCGGCGTCGATGAACCGCTGCTGTCGCCGGGGCGGGGTGCCGTCCATTCCGGAATCACGCCAGCGTCCGGCGCCGCCGAGGAACTGCGGTGGACCGACGCCCAGTTCCCGCAGCGCGGCGGCGAGTTCGCCGATCCGGTAGCCGCCGAGCTGGTCGGCCTGCTCCACCGCCAGCTGCGCCCAGCGATCCCCGATGACCTCGCCCTCTTCGCCGAGTGTGCAGGTCACGACGTGCACGTCCGCGCCACGGGCGGCGTAATGGGCGATCGTCGCACCGGTGGTCAGCGTCTCGTCGTCGGGATGGGCGTGCACGAACAGCAGCCGCGGAGTCTGATCCGACACGGCCCGAACTCTACCGATCGGCGAGATGGCGCCCGGCGATCAGAAGATACCGAGGATGAAGCTCGCCAGATAGCCGGGAATGTCGAGGTCGGTCAGCAGCAACGCGAGGTTGTCGTGCAGAACCGCGGAGACCACGTCCGGGCTGAATGAGGCCAGCAGGGCGTCCCAATCGGCCCCGAACGCGGCGACGCCCGGATCGAAGTCACCGAACAGGCTGTTCTGCAGTTCGGCACTGCCCAGATCGATGCCGAGCAGGCTGTTCAGCGCCTGCTCGTTCTGAGCCACGATCGAGTTGTTGGCGATGAAGATGAAGTGGGCGATCTCGCTGGCGGGACTGCCGTCGTCGAACTGTCCGACGACACCCAGCTGCGCCTCCATCAGGGCGCTGTTGAACGCCAATTCCGCGGTGGCAATGCCGCTGAGGAGCGACTGGTAGGCGGCCGGAAGGTCCTGCAGGGCCATCGAGATGCCGGCGAAGGCGCTGGTGGCCACGCTGCTGGCGGCTTGCTCGGTGCCGCCGAAGACGCCGACCGTCGGAGCACCGAAAGCGCCCAGGTCGGGCCCCATGGGGATCGCGCCCGCCACGCTTTGCGCGTCGAATCCCCCGCCGCCGCCCAGCAGGGCGTTCAGCGCGCTCTCGTCCAGGTCGCCGGCGTTGAAGGTCGACCCGTCGCCGAGATCCCCTTCGCCGTTGCCCGTCAGCACGTCCCCCAGGGAGATCTGCGGTATGTCGCCGCTGCCGCTGCCGGTCATGTCCGGGCGGACGTGGTTCTCGATGGTCTCGATGACCGGGTTCGCGTCGACGTTCGCCGCGACCATGTCGAAGTCGTGAATCTGCACGTCAGGCGGGGACTGCGTCGCTGGAGTCAGTGCCGCGACCAATCCACCGACGGCGAGCGCTGCAGCCGCTACGCTGGCGCACCGGTGAGCGAGGTGTTCCATAACCCATCCCCTCCACGTGTCGGCGTGCAAGCTGCTTAATAATATCCAAGGATTGTCTGTGCGCAAGACGCGGATCGGTCCGATTCCCGGCCGGGCGGCGGCGCTGCTGCACCCGCGGTAGGGCACTCGAGGTAGCGCACCCGCGCGCCTCGCGGCCCTGAATCGGCGGCCGCGACCCCTCGGAGCCGTCTCTCAGCAAACCGGAAGTATTGGCTTGGCCGATCTCTCGCGATGCGGCCGGGCACGATGGCGCAGCCCCGGCACGATCGACCGACCTACGGCCGCTTCACCCAGATGCCGGCGTCACCGACGATGCCGACCGGCACCGCCCCGGACAGGCTGACGTTCGCCACGCTCGGGCCGACGGCCACGATCGTGGTGTCCTGCAGAATCGGCAGCACCGTCGCCATGTTCCAGAGCCGGGGTTCGACGGCTGCGATCACCTCGCTGATGGACTTGCTGCCGTCGAGCGCCGCATCGATCTCGGTCTGGATGCCGTGGTCGCAGACACCGGTGATGTTCGACGGAGCCTGCACCAGCGCTCCGGAACCGGCCGGGCGCGGTGGAGGCTTCGATGTCGGGGTGGTCGGCTCGGCGACGGGTGCCGGCGACTGCGGGGCCGGGGCTGCCGGGGCCGGAGACGGGGGCGGAGCGCCGGACGTCGGCACGGTGGTGGTCTCCAGCGCGATACAGCCGTAACGCGACGCCAGCAGCGTCGCCAGGTCGCCCCCGGCCTGCTGCCAGCCGACGATGGCGTCGACCTGATGGGTCAGAAGCGCCTCGCGGTAGAGCTTCACCGGGTCCAGCGGCAGCACGGTGGCCGCGATCCCCACATTGCGCAGTTGGTCGGCGGCGGTGTTGGCCACGGCCACCGAGGTCGGGTCGTTGGCCGCCACCCCGATGACCAGTGACAGCTGCTCGCCGCCCTTGCTGATTCGCCCGCGGGTGATCTCCGGCGAGTGCGGCGGGGTGGGCTCGGCGCCCGCCGGTGGGACCAACGCGGACGGCGGAGCATCCTTCTCGACCCGGTAGCCGGCCGCCTGCAGCAACGCGAGCGCCGCCGCGTCGGACATGGCCGGCGGCGCGGTCGGCACGTAACCGGGGTCGCTGGGGGTGCGGATCTGGGCCTGGGCCAGGGTGACGGTGTTGTCGCTGCCGGCCCCCACCGTGGCCAGCAGTCCGACGTCGAGCAGCCCCAGCAGCGCCCGGCGGACCCGGACGTCCGCCAGCTTGGGTTCGGCGGCCCGCAGCGCCAGTTGCATCACCCGCGGCGTGACCACCCGGGAGGTCTGCACCCCCGGGATCACCGACAGTTGGGCGAAGGCCGCCGAGCCGCCGTGCACCTGGGCCACCTGGGTGTCACCGTTGCGGATGGAGTCGGCCAGGGCGGCCGGCGATCCGGCCCGGCGGAACAGAACCAGATCCGGCTTGGCCGGTGGGCCCCAGTAGCGGTCGTTTCGGGCGAGCAGGATCGCGTCACGCTGCGGGTCGATGTTCTCGACCCGGAACTGGCCGCCGGTGACCGGCAGCGCCCGGGCCAGCCCGGCCGGGAAACCGCCCGGCACATCCTTGACGATGTGCGCCGGCAGGATATTGCTGAACAGCTCCCGCCAGGCCGGATACGGCTTGGCGAAGGTGACCACCACCTGCTTGCCGCCGTCGACGGAGTGCACGCCGGTGATCAGGTCATAACCCGCCGGGTCGACGACGCCCGGCTGGCTGACCATCTGCTGCCACAGGTACCAGAAGTCGTCGGCGGCGATCGGTGCGTTGTCGGTCCAGGACGCCTCGGGCCGAATCCGGTAGCTCACGGTGAACGGCGCCTCGTCGGTCACCTCGGCCGACACCAGCAGCGTCGGGTCCATCTCCCAGCGGGAACCGGTCGGCGCGCCGGGATCCCGGATGGGCCGGAAGGCGCTCGGCAGCACCAGCGCGCTGATGGCCGCGGTGACCGCCGACAGATCGGAGCGCAGGTGCGGGTTGAAGCCGGCACCGATCGAGTCGATGCCCATGATGATCTGGCTGATCCGCTGCGGCGGGGGCGCGGTGCTTTTCGGAGTCTCGGTGCTCTGCGGCGCCGGTGGCGGATTGACCGTGCACGCCGCCGTGGCCTGCGTCAACACCAGCAGCATCGCCGAAACCAGGGCGCCCGCCGTCAGATGAGCTCGGCGGACGGGTTTCGGCACGGCCACCAGGGTATCCGGGCAGCCCAAATCTATTGGTTCTTGGCCCGCGCGCGGCTGCGCGCCCGCAGCGTCGAATCCAGCTCGACCTTGCGCACCCGCACCACCTCCGGGGTGACCTCGACGCACTCGTCGACGGCGCAGAACTCCATCGCCTGCTCCAGGTCCAGCTCGATCGGCCTGGCCAGCGTCTCCATCACGTCCGCCGTCGAGGACCGCATGTTGGTCAGCTTCTTCTCTTTGGTGACGTTGATGTCGAGGTCCTCGGCACGGGGGTTGATCCCCACCACCATGCCCTGATAGGTGTCCTGCCCCGGCTCGACGAAGAACTGTCCGCGGTCGGCCAACTGGATCAGTGCGAAGGGCGTGATGGATCCGGCCCGGTCGGAGACCAGCG
This is a stretch of genomic DNA from Mycolicibacter terrae. It encodes these proteins:
- the mshB gene encoding N-acetyl-1-D-myo-inositol-2-amino-2-deoxy-alpha-D-glucopyranoside deacetylase, which gives rise to MSDQTPRLLFVHAHPDDETLTTGATIAHYAARGADVHVVTCTLGEEGEVIGDRWAQLAVEQADQLGGYRIGELAAALRELGVGPPQFLGGAGRWRDSGMDGTPPRRQQRFIDADDAETVAALAEVIRRLRPHVVVSYDPHGGYGHPDHVHAHRVTTAAVAAAADGNAGPGPGWDTPKFYWTVTAASASRAARRALRDADRLPHWTLPRDDDAAGTVGEFPDERIDAVIEAAGSLPAKVAAMAAHATQVAVGPTGRAFALSNNVAQPILDSEHYVLAAGSAGPRDARGWETDLLAGLGLGAAGQGVSSC
- a CDS encoding ABC transporter family substrate-binding protein, with amino-acid sequence MAVPKPVRRAHLTAGALVSAMLLVLTQATAACTVNPPPAPQSTETPKSTAPPPQRISQIIMGIDSIGAGFNPHLRSDLSAVTAAISALVLPSAFRPIRDPGAPTGSRWEMDPTLLVSAEVTDEAPFTVSYRIRPEASWTDNAPIAADDFWYLWQQMVSQPGVVDPAGYDLITGVHSVDGGKQVVVTFAKPYPAWRELFSNILPAHIVKDVPGGFPAGLARALPVTGGQFRVENIDPQRDAILLARNDRYWGPPAKPDLVLFRRAGSPAALADSIRNGDTQVAQVHGGSAAFAQLSVIPGVQTSRVVTPRVMQLALRAAEPKLADVRVRRALLGLLDVGLLATVGAGSDNTVTLAQAQIRTPSDPGYVPTAPPAMSDAAALALLQAAGYRVEKDAPPSALVPPAGAEPTPPHSPEITRGRISKGGEQLSLVIGVAANDPTSVAVANTAADQLRNVGIAATVLPLDPVKLYREALLTHQVDAIVGWQQAGGDLATLLASRYGCIALETTTVPTSGAPPPSPAPAAPAPQSPAPVAEPTTPTSKPPPRPAGSGALVQAPSNITGVCDHGIQTEIDAALDGSKSISEVIAAVEPRLWNMATVLPILQDTTIVAVGPSVANVSLSGAVPVGIVGDAGIWVKRP